One genomic window of Bradyrhizobium sp. B124 includes the following:
- a CDS encoding MFS transporter, whose translation MPLAVLALTAGAFGIGTTEFLIMGLLLQVAADMHVSVSAAGLLISGYALGVFVGAPILTLATRRMPRKAVLLALMAIFTLGNAACALAPNYELLMAARILTSLAHGTFFGVGSVVATSLVPEDKRASAIATMFIGLTVATLLGVPFGAWFGLMLGWRAAFWAVAVIGVIAFIVLAVLVPGHVGANDKPSPLREELAVLGRPQVLLGLAMTVFGFGGLFAVFTYVQPILTRLTGFSDAAVSPILLVFGAGLAIGNVAGGRLADKGVGRALLVSLGGLAVVLVALAAVISIKALAVVLLFVLGIAAFATVAPLQLRVLEAAGVEGRTLASSLNIAAFNLGNALGAWAGGVTIDRGLGLGALPLVAAVITAVGLLLALWSLRLDRPVVLATQCPAE comes from the coding sequence ATGCCTCTCGCAGTCCTTGCCTTGACCGCCGGTGCCTTTGGCATCGGCACCACCGAATTCCTCATCATGGGGCTGTTGCTGCAGGTCGCCGCCGACATGCACGTATCCGTCTCCGCGGCGGGCCTGTTGATTTCCGGCTACGCGCTCGGCGTGTTCGTCGGTGCGCCGATCCTGACGCTGGCCACGCGGCGGATGCCGCGAAAGGCGGTGCTGCTGGCGCTGATGGCGATCTTCACGCTCGGCAACGCGGCCTGCGCGCTGGCGCCGAACTACGAGTTGCTGATGGCGGCGCGTATTCTCACGTCGCTCGCGCACGGCACCTTCTTCGGCGTCGGCTCGGTGGTCGCGACAAGCCTCGTGCCGGAGGACAAGCGCGCGTCGGCGATCGCCACGATGTTCATCGGACTGACGGTCGCGACCTTGCTCGGCGTTCCCTTCGGCGCCTGGTTCGGCCTGATGCTCGGCTGGCGCGCGGCGTTCTGGGCGGTGGCGGTGATCGGCGTGATCGCCTTCATCGTGCTGGCGGTGCTGGTCCCCGGGCATGTCGGAGCCAACGACAAGCCGTCGCCGTTGCGCGAGGAGCTCGCCGTGCTCGGCCGCCCGCAGGTCCTGCTCGGGCTTGCCATGACGGTGTTCGGCTTCGGCGGGCTGTTCGCGGTCTTCACCTATGTGCAGCCGATCCTGACGCGCCTCACCGGATTTTCCGACGCCGCGGTGTCGCCGATCCTGCTGGTGTTCGGCGCCGGGCTTGCGATCGGCAATGTCGCTGGCGGACGGCTCGCCGACAAGGGAGTAGGGCGTGCGCTGCTGGTGTCGCTCGGCGGTCTCGCTGTCGTGCTCGTCGCGCTGGCGGCGGTGATCTCGATCAAGGCGTTGGCAGTCGTGCTGTTGTTCGTGCTCGGCATCGCCGCGTTCGCGACCGTCGCGCCGCTGCAGCTTCGCGTGCTCGAAGCCGCCGGTGTGGAAGGGCGGACGCTGGCTTCCAGCCTGAACATCGCGGCCTTCAATCTCGGCAACGCGCTCGGCGCCTGGGCCGGCGGCGTCACCATCGATCGGGGCCTCGGTCTCGGCGCGCTGCCGCTGGTGGCTGCCGTCATCACCGCGGTCGGGCTGCTGCTCGCGCTGTGGAGCCTGCGCCTCGACCGGCCGGTCGTCCTCGCCACGCAGTGCCCTGCCGAATGA
- a CDS encoding LysR family transcriptional regulator has translation MSRTDTNRSGEMDVFVRVVDLGGFTAAANSLRLTPSGVSKLVSRLETRLGTRLVNRTTRKLQLTEEGQAFYQRAQRILADIDEAEREAASCVPRGHLTVNSNIPFGMLHVMPLLPRFMREHPDITLDIVLTDTLVDLMQARADVAIRVGPLGASRLIARKLGTSRMVVVAAPSYLARYGTPKTPADLATHRGIGWTFPRSIRGWPFRRAEKIEEALPPPVARVSDGEAARQLTLGGIGLGRLALFHIGPDIEAGRLVPVLQNLNPGDREDIHAVYVGHAGPLPARVRAFIDFLAQHIRIGDPALRRGGDGKWKVVSDK, from the coding sequence ATGTCCCGAACTGACACCAACCGCTCCGGCGAGATGGACGTGTTCGTCCGCGTCGTCGACCTCGGCGGCTTCACGGCTGCGGCAAACAGCCTGCGCCTGACGCCGTCGGGCGTCAGCAAGCTGGTCTCCCGGCTCGAGACGCGGCTCGGCACGCGGCTGGTCAACCGCACCACCCGCAAGCTGCAACTCACCGAGGAAGGACAGGCCTTCTATCAGCGCGCCCAGCGCATCCTCGCCGACATCGATGAGGCCGAACGCGAGGCCGCCTCATGCGTGCCGCGCGGCCATCTCACCGTGAACAGCAACATCCCGTTCGGCATGCTGCATGTGATGCCGCTGCTGCCGCGCTTCATGCGCGAGCATCCCGACATCACGCTCGACATCGTGCTGACCGACACGCTGGTCGATCTGATGCAGGCGCGCGCCGACGTCGCGATCCGGGTCGGCCCGCTCGGCGCCTCGCGGCTGATCGCACGCAAGCTCGGCACCAGCCGCATGGTGGTGGTCGCCGCGCCCTCCTATCTCGCGCGCTACGGCACGCCGAAGACCCCGGCCGACCTCGCCACCCATCGCGGCATCGGCTGGACCTTTCCGCGCAGCATCCGCGGCTGGCCGTTCCGCCGCGCTGAAAAAATCGAAGAGGCGCTGCCGCCGCCGGTCGCCCGCGTCAGCGACGGCGAAGCCGCGCGCCAGCTCACGCTCGGCGGCATCGGGCTCGGACGGCTGGCGCTATTCCATATCGGTCCCGACATCGAGGCCGGACGCCTGGTGCCGGTGCTGCAAAATCTCAATCCCGGCGATCGCGAGGACATCCACGCGGTCTATGTCGGCCATGCCGGCCCGCTGCCGGCGCGGGTCCGCGCCTTCATCGACTTTCTCGCGCAACACATCCGCATCGGCGATCCGGCGCTGCGGCGTGGTGGGGACGGGAAATGGAAAGTCGTAAGTGACAAGTGA
- a CDS encoding SRPBCC domain-containing protein: MTNETSVLQTVTESIRIAAQPMQVWDAIIDPKAGEIWRNAHFNTDWQIGASIEIEAEIGAKRYRDKGRVLRVEAPSRLEYSYWSQVSGLPDVPQSYATITMTLAADGSETTLTVTQQVPPSPIRRGDGWEIGADSGAKHVAFYWRMTLPRLKQTVEQGRAAQ, from the coding sequence ATGACGAACGAAACCTCGGTTTTGCAGACTGTCACCGAATCGATCCGGATCGCGGCGCAGCCAATGCAGGTGTGGGACGCGATCATCGATCCCAAAGCGGGCGAGATATGGCGCAACGCGCATTTCAACACCGATTGGCAGATCGGCGCATCGATCGAGATCGAGGCCGAGATCGGCGCGAAGCGCTATCGCGACAAGGGCCGCGTCCTCCGTGTCGAGGCGCCGTCACGGCTCGAATATTCCTATTGGTCGCAGGTCTCCGGCCTGCCGGATGTTCCGCAATCCTATGCAACGATCACGATGACGCTCGCAGCTGACGGCAGCGAGACAACGCTGACCGTCACCCAGCAGGTGCCGCCGTCGCCGATTCGGCGCGGGGACGGTTGGGAAATCGGCGCCGACTCCGGCGCGAAGCATGTCGCGTTCTACTGGCGCATGACGCTGCCGCGCCTGAAGCAGACCGTCGAGCAAGGACGCGCCGCACAATAG
- a CDS encoding class I SAM-dependent methyltransferase, whose translation MTLNPTARNYRVAVAAYEAGRPSYPAEIVAALPLRDARCVVDLGAGTGKFTRLLLPHLSETARLVAIEPVAEMSAKLANEAGIEVINTRADAIGLETGSVDLVTCAQAFHWFDNEPSVAEIARLLRPGGTLALVWNNRDGRAPWVDTLSVMIEQYAGDTPRQRSGHWRWILQDPRFALEKEIVQDHPHRMPRQGVYERVVSTSYVANLPDAEKAVLRDKTDAILREAGLGDSDEVVFPYVTQLLLLKRT comes from the coding sequence ATGACATTGAACCCCACGGCCAGGAATTATCGTGTCGCGGTCGCAGCCTACGAGGCGGGCCGGCCCAGCTATCCGGCGGAGATCGTCGCGGCGCTGCCGCTAAGGGACGCGCGCTGTGTCGTCGATCTCGGAGCAGGAACCGGCAAGTTCACTCGCCTGCTGCTCCCGCATTTGTCCGAGACGGCGCGTCTGGTCGCGATCGAGCCCGTCGCCGAGATGTCGGCGAAACTCGCGAACGAAGCCGGGATCGAGGTCATCAACACCCGCGCCGATGCGATCGGCCTCGAAACCGGCAGCGTCGATCTCGTGACCTGCGCGCAGGCCTTCCACTGGTTCGACAACGAGCCGTCCGTCGCCGAGATCGCACGACTGTTGCGTCCCGGCGGTACGCTGGCGCTGGTCTGGAACAACAGGGATGGCCGCGCACCATGGGTCGACACGTTGTCGGTCATGATTGAGCAATACGCGGGAGACACACCGCGGCAACGCTCCGGGCACTGGCGCTGGATCTTGCAGGATCCCCGCTTCGCGCTCGAGAAGGAAATCGTGCAGGACCATCCGCATCGGATGCCGCGTCAGGGCGTCTATGAACGCGTCGTGTCGACGAGCTATGTCGCCAATCTTCCCGACGCCGAAAAGGCGGTCCTTCGCGACAAGACCGACGCCATCCTGCGTGAGGCCGGCCTCGGTGATTCCGACGAGGTGGTGTTTCCTTATGTTACGCAGCTCCTTTTGCTGAAACGGACCTAG
- a CDS encoding glucose/quinate/shikimate family membrane-bound PQQ-dependent dehydrogenase, whose product MQRSRAVFVTGIVYALIGLILAGGGIWLAALGGSISYIVIGVGILATAALLLAQRHQALWLFAIVLVGTLAWAVYEVKFDWWPLAARGDIIFPMALWLLTPVIVRGLQRSEPVSYARATAPLWVGVVAAAVVLVTGLLSSYHDINGTIAEAGPAVQQSEADPQPDGDWRAYGRTQFGQRYSPLKQITPDNVRNLKVAWTFRTGDVPTPEDSGETTFEVTPIKVRDTLYLCSQHQVLFALDARTGTERWRYDPKLVHNKTFQHMTCRGVSYHETAAGAVDSSGSPAPAECPRRIFLPVNDGRMIALDADSGKLCDGFADRGILDLQQGMGIKTAGFFEPTSPPVVSDRILVVAAAVIDNYAVEVPSGVIRGFDVYTGKLVWAWDSAAADENALPSPTRHYTNGSPNSWITASFDPKLNLVYIPTGNNGPDIWGGNRDALVERYSSSIVALDVDTGKRVWSYQTVHHDLWDMDVPSQPSLVDVATAKGVVPAIIQPTKVGNIFVLDRRTGELIVPAPERPVPQGPAPGDRSAPTQPFSELTFRPEAKLTGADMWGGTIFDQLLCRIMFHRLRYEGTFTPPSLQGTLVFPGNLGMFEWGGIAVDPVRQIAIANPMSLPFASRLIPRGPQNPPAPTAEKPVGSEVGTQPMYGTPFGVDISSFLSPLSVPCYRPPWGSMAAIDLRTMKIVWQHPNGTIRDTTPLPLPFKMGVPMLGGPITTAGGVAFYTGTYEYTIRAYDVRDGKVLWEDRLPAGAQSTPMSYEAGGKQYVVTAAGGHGSFGTKRGDYVIAYALKD is encoded by the coding sequence ATGCAGCGATCCAGGGCCGTCTTTGTCACGGGTATCGTCTACGCCTTGATCGGTTTGATCCTTGCGGGCGGCGGCATCTGGCTCGCCGCGCTCGGTGGATCCATCTCCTACATTGTCATCGGCGTCGGCATTCTTGCTACGGCTGCGCTCTTGCTGGCGCAGCGCCATCAGGCACTCTGGCTGTTTGCGATCGTACTGGTCGGCACGCTGGCATGGGCCGTCTATGAGGTGAAATTCGACTGGTGGCCGCTTGCGGCGCGTGGCGACATCATCTTCCCGATGGCGCTCTGGCTGCTGACCCCGGTGATCGTTCGCGGACTGCAGCGAAGCGAGCCGGTGTCATACGCACGCGCCACGGCGCCGCTCTGGGTCGGCGTCGTGGCAGCAGCAGTCGTCCTCGTGACCGGGCTGCTGTCGAGCTATCACGACATCAATGGCACGATTGCGGAAGCCGGTCCTGCCGTGCAGCAAAGCGAAGCCGACCCCCAACCGGATGGCGATTGGCGCGCCTATGGACGCACGCAATTCGGACAGCGCTATTCGCCGCTGAAGCAGATCACGCCTGACAATGTCCGCAACCTCAAAGTCGCCTGGACCTTCCGCACCGGCGACGTGCCGACGCCGGAGGATTCCGGCGAGACCACCTTCGAGGTCACCCCGATCAAGGTGCGCGACACGCTGTATCTCTGCTCGCAGCACCAGGTGCTGTTTGCGCTCGACGCCAGGACCGGCACCGAGCGCTGGCGATACGACCCCAAGCTTGTGCACAACAAGACGTTCCAGCACATGACCTGCCGCGGCGTCTCCTATCACGAGACCGCGGCAGGTGCCGTCGACAGCAGCGGCAGTCCCGCGCCGGCCGAATGCCCGCGTCGGATCTTCCTGCCCGTCAACGACGGCCGCATGATCGCGCTCGATGCCGACAGTGGCAAACTCTGCGATGGCTTTGCCGATCGCGGCATCCTTGACCTGCAGCAGGGGATGGGGATCAAGACCGCCGGGTTCTTCGAGCCGACCTCGCCGCCGGTCGTCAGCGACAGGATCCTGGTCGTCGCTGCCGCGGTGATCGACAATTACGCGGTCGAAGTGCCTTCGGGCGTGATCCGCGGCTTCGATGTCTACACCGGCAAACTGGTCTGGGCTTGGGACTCCGCCGCGGCCGACGAGAACGCGCTGCCGTCGCCGACGCGCCATTACACCAACGGCTCGCCGAATTCCTGGATCACGGCCTCGTTCGATCCGAAACTGAATCTGGTCTACATCCCGACCGGCAACAACGGACCCGACATCTGGGGCGGCAATCGCGATGCGCTGGTCGAGCGCTATTCCAGCTCCATCGTCGCGCTGGACGTCGACACCGGCAAGCGCGTCTGGTCGTACCAGACCGTGCATCATGATCTCTGGGACATGGACGTTCCCTCGCAACCGAGCCTCGTCGATGTGGCGACGGCCAAGGGAGTCGTTCCCGCGATCATCCAGCCGACCAAGGTGGGCAACATCTTCGTGCTCGACCGCAGGACCGGCGAATTGATTGTGCCGGCGCCGGAACGTCCGGTGCCGCAGGGCCCGGCGCCCGGCGACCGCTCCGCACCGACCCAGCCGTTCTCCGAACTGACATTCCGGCCGGAGGCAAAGCTGACCGGCGCCGACATGTGGGGCGGCACGATCTTCGACCAGCTGCTGTGCCGGATCATGTTCCACCGCTTGCGCTACGAGGGCACGTTCACGCCGCCGTCGTTGCAGGGCACGCTGGTCTTCCCGGGCAATCTCGGCATGTTCGAATGGGGCGGCATCGCGGTCGATCCTGTGCGGCAGATCGCCATCGCTAATCCGATGTCGCTGCCGTTCGCCTCGAGGCTGATTCCGCGCGGCCCGCAAAATCCTCCCGCGCCGACGGCCGAGAAGCCGGTCGGCAGCGAGGTCGGGACCCAGCCGATGTACGGCACGCCGTTCGGGGTGGATATCTCGAGCTTCCTGTCGCCGCTGTCTGTGCCGTGCTACCGGCCGCCATGGGGCTCGATGGCCGCGATCGATCTCCGGACGATGAAGATCGTCTGGCAGCATCCGAACGGCACGATCAGGGACACCACGCCGCTGCCGCTTCCGTTCAAGATGGGCGTGCCGATGCTCGGCGGGCCGATCACCACCGCCGGCGGCGTCGCGTTCTACACGGGGACCTATGAGTACACGATCCGCGCCTATGACGTGCGCGACGGCAAGGTACTCTGGGAAGATCGCTTGCCTGCCGGCGCCCAATCGACGCCGATGAGCTACGAGGCCGGCGGCAAACAATACGTCGTCACCGCGGCCGGCGGCCACGGCTCGTTCGGCACCAAGCGCGGCGACTATGTCATCGCCTACGCGTTGAAGGATTGA
- a CDS encoding carbohydrate porin has product MPASSGDRTKHPTAFCLWLALAAMLVCAGGEVARAADLTTPVAASGPTAAPVPAPIPWLLGDWDGARTRLLNAGIDFQFGYTSELAGNATGGQRQQVAYTDQWTFGTTFDLAKLGVVPGGTIQVTWTDRNGSNLSDDARLGTLQQVQELFGRGQTLRLTQFWYDQKFIDGLVDWKIGRITFGEDFASFACDFQNLTFCGAQPGNLVGNYIYNWPVSQWATRLKFNLQGFGYFQFGVYDANPNYLKVSQSALPVFYSGSTGLLIPAEVAWLPKFGNLQGSYKFGGWYDTSTAPDVVTDVNGNPAVLTGQPLLQSRGRYGAYVSFVQQVIRPSQASSAGMLSLFFNATMADRRTATTDYQIAGGLTYTGPFQLRPEDDIGFAVGTTHVNSRIALSEELQNLAGLGPVAVQGNEYVMELYYTYRPLAGLQVRPNIQYVIDPGGTSRNANALVFGLKTVANF; this is encoded by the coding sequence ATGCCTGCGTCATCCGGCGACCGAACGAAGCATCCGACAGCGTTCTGTCTCTGGCTGGCTCTCGCGGCGATGTTGGTCTGCGCAGGCGGTGAGGTCGCACGTGCCGCCGATCTGACAACTCCCGTCGCTGCAAGCGGTCCGACAGCCGCACCGGTTCCTGCTCCGATTCCTTGGCTGCTCGGCGATTGGGACGGCGCACGAACCCGGCTGTTGAATGCCGGCATCGATTTTCAGTTCGGCTACACCAGCGAGCTCGCCGGCAATGCAACGGGCGGTCAGCGGCAGCAGGTCGCCTACACCGATCAATGGACCTTCGGCACCACGTTCGACCTTGCGAAGCTCGGTGTCGTGCCCGGCGGCACGATCCAGGTCACATGGACCGACCGCAACGGCAGCAATCTGAGCGATGACGCGCGCCTCGGCACGCTGCAGCAGGTGCAGGAGCTGTTCGGCCGCGGCCAGACGCTGCGGCTCACGCAATTCTGGTACGACCAGAAATTCATCGACGGCCTGGTCGACTGGAAGATCGGACGCATCACCTTCGGCGAGGACTTCGCATCGTTCGCGTGCGACTTCCAGAACCTGACCTTCTGCGGCGCGCAGCCCGGCAACCTCGTCGGCAACTACATCTACAACTGGCCGGTCAGTCAGTGGGCCACCCGGCTGAAGTTTAACTTGCAAGGCTTCGGCTATTTTCAGTTCGGCGTCTATGACGCCAATCCCAATTACCTGAAGGTCTCGCAGTCGGCGCTTCCGGTGTTCTACTCGGGATCCACCGGCCTTCTCATCCCGGCCGAGGTCGCCTGGCTGCCGAAATTCGGCAATCTGCAGGGCAGCTACAAGTTCGGCGGCTGGTACGACACCTCGACGGCCCCCGACGTGGTCACCGACGTCAACGGCAACCCGGCCGTGCTCACCGGACAGCCGCTGCTGCAAAGCCGCGGACGTTACGGTGCCTATGTCAGCTTCGTTCAGCAGGTGATCCGCCCATCGCAAGCCAGCTCCGCCGGCATGCTGAGCCTGTTCTTCAATGCGACTATGGCCGACCGCCGGACCGCCACCACCGATTATCAAATCGCGGGCGGCCTGACCTATACCGGACCCTTCCAGTTGCGACCCGAGGACGATATCGGATTTGCCGTCGGCACCACCCATGTCAACAGCCGCATCGCCTTGTCGGAAGAGCTGCAGAATCTGGCCGGCCTCGGTCCCGTCGCCGTCCAGGGCAATGAATACGTCATGGAACTCTACTACACTTATCGGCCGCTCGCCGGCCTGCAGGTGCGACCGAACATCCAGTACGTGATCGACCCCGGCGGCACCAGCAGGAACGCGAACGCACTCGTGTTCGGTCTGAAGACGGTGGCGAATTTCTGA
- a CDS encoding Hsp70 family protein — protein MTSAPPAVSIGVDFGTSNTVVALSDADGRVEAIRFDHGGRTHSVYVSALCFWEDRPGAGLHPRAEGGPWAIEQFLEGRTIHRFIQSFKTFAASSAFNTTQIFRQRYKFEDLLAAFLRTLTRHAGEGFDLGAPTIMVGRPVKFAGGNPNDELAMQRYRAAFERLGAGHARYVYEPVGAAFSFARSLDHDATVLVADFGGGTSDFSVMRFSRKGGVLRAEPLGHSGIGIAGDTFDYRIVDHIVSPRLGKGTNYRSFDKVLPIPNHYYSSLARWHQLAMMRGNGDLRELQQLARTAIDPAPLHDFITIVDHDLGFALYRAVSDTKVALSSRDRVEFRFARQGIDIGATVTRDDFESWIADDIERLGATVDEALAKSGITARDVEKVFLTGGTSFVPAVQRLFAERFGEARLTSADQFESIAYGLALIGHTPDPDRWTFAEAA, from the coding sequence ATGACGAGCGCCCCGCCCGCCGTCTCGATTGGCGTCGATTTTGGTACCAGCAACACCGTGGTCGCGCTGTCCGATGCCGACGGCCGCGTCGAGGCGATCCGCTTCGACCATGGCGGCCGCACGCATAGCGTCTATGTCTCCGCGCTGTGCTTCTGGGAGGACCGGCCGGGCGCCGGCCTGCATCCGCGCGCCGAGGGCGGCCCGTGGGCGATCGAGCAATTCCTCGAGGGCCGGACGATCCATCGCTTCATCCAGTCGTTCAAGACCTTCGCGGCGAGCTCGGCGTTCAACACCACCCAGATCTTCCGGCAGCGCTACAAGTTCGAGGATTTGCTCGCGGCGTTCCTGCGCACGCTGACCCGCCATGCCGGCGAAGGCTTCGACTTGGGCGCACCGACCATCATGGTCGGCCGCCCGGTGAAGTTTGCCGGCGGCAATCCCAATGACGAGCTCGCGATGCAGCGCTACCGCGCCGCGTTCGAGCGGCTCGGCGCCGGCCACGCGCGCTATGTCTACGAGCCGGTCGGCGCGGCGTTCTCCTTCGCGCGCAGCCTCGATCACGATGCGACGGTGCTGGTCGCCGATTTCGGCGGCGGCACCAGCGACTTCTCCGTGATGCGCTTCTCGCGCAAGGGCGGCGTGCTGCGCGCCGAGCCGCTGGGACATTCCGGCATCGGTATCGCCGGCGACACCTTCGACTACCGCATCGTCGACCACATCGTCTCGCCGCGGCTCGGCAAGGGCACCAACTACCGCTCGTTCGACAAGGTGCTGCCGATCCCCAATCACTATTATTCGAGCCTCGCGCGCTGGCATCAACTCGCGATGATGCGAGGCAATGGCGATTTGCGCGAATTGCAGCAGCTCGCGCGCACCGCGATCGATCCGGCGCCGCTGCACGATTTCATCACCATCGTCGACCACGATCTCGGCTTCGCGCTGTACCGCGCCGTATCCGACACCAAGGTCGCGCTGTCGAGCCGCGACCGGGTCGAGTTCCGCTTTGCCCGGCAAGGCATCGATATCGGCGCGACCGTGACGCGCGACGATTTCGAATCCTGGATCGCCGACGACATCGAACGGCTCGGTGCGACGGTGGACGAGGCGCTGGCGAAATCCGGCATCACCGCGCGCGACGTGGAGAAGGTGTTCCTGACGGGCGGCACCTCGTTCGTGCCGGCGGTGCAGCGCCTGTTTGCCGAGCGTTTCGGCGAAGCGCGGCTGACCTCGGCGGACCAGTTCGAATCGATCGCCTATGGTCTCGCCTTGATCGGCCATACGCCTGATCCGGACCGTTGGACCTTCGCCGAAGCTGCGTGA
- a CDS encoding ABC-F family ATP-binding cassette domain-containing protein: protein MPASITLSNLTLSAPDGRVLLSNIDLNFGPERTGLVGRNGVGKTTLLGLIAGAHAPQSGTVSVHGRVATLHQTVQLKPDEGVVDLFGARRALAALRRAEQGLASTEELADIDWTLDTRIASALAGVGLNDVLDAPLATLSGGQATRARLAALTFAQPDFLLLDEPTNNLDRAGRQAVIDLLADWRHGAIIVSHDRELLETMDAIVELTSLEARRYGGNWSQYRARKAIELSAARHDLADAERRVAEIDRKARETFERQARKDGAGARKRAKGDLPRIAAGLRKDRSEDTGGENARLAERRRTQALDLATAARQRIEVLQPFSVQLPSTNLPASRMVLRIEGADAGYTAEAPILRDLTFSMSGPERVAITGPNGAGKTTLLKLVSGDLIAARGTVEVMTRFAMFDQAVSLLDANASILDNFRRINPDASENACRAALARFMFRADAALQTVSSLSGGQLLRVGLASVLGGPTPPPLLILDEPTNHLDIESMEAVEAGLRAYDGALLVVSHDEAFLEAIAITRRLDLAEWR, encoded by the coding sequence ATGCCTGCATCGATCACGCTCTCAAATCTGACCCTGTCCGCGCCTGACGGCCGGGTTCTCCTTTCCAACATCGATCTGAACTTCGGACCCGAACGGACCGGCCTTGTCGGCCGTAACGGCGTCGGCAAGACGACGCTGCTCGGCCTGATCGCAGGCGCGCACGCGCCGCAATCCGGCACGGTCTCGGTTCACGGACGCGTCGCGACGCTGCATCAGACGGTTCAGCTGAAGCCGGACGAAGGCGTCGTCGACCTGTTCGGCGCCCGCCGTGCGCTGGCTGCGTTGCGCCGCGCCGAACAGGGCCTTGCGAGCACTGAAGAGCTTGCGGATATCGACTGGACGCTCGACACCCGCATCGCATCCGCGCTCGCGGGTGTCGGACTGAACGATGTGCTCGACGCCCCGCTGGCGACGCTATCCGGCGGACAGGCCACCAGGGCGCGCCTCGCCGCACTGACCTTCGCGCAACCTGACTTTCTGTTGCTGGATGAACCCACCAACAATCTCGACCGCGCGGGACGCCAGGCGGTGATCGACCTGCTCGCGGACTGGCGGCATGGCGCCATCATCGTCAGCCACGACCGCGAGCTGCTCGAGACCATGGATGCGATCGTCGAACTGACCTCGCTGGAGGCCCGACGCTACGGCGGCAATTGGAGCCAGTACCGTGCGCGCAAGGCCATCGAGCTGTCGGCAGCACGACACGATCTGGCCGATGCCGAAAGGCGCGTCGCCGAGATCGACCGCAAGGCAAGGGAGACGTTTGAACGGCAGGCGCGCAAGGACGGCGCCGGCGCGAGGAAGCGCGCCAAGGGCGATCTGCCGCGCATCGCCGCCGGGCTGCGCAAGGATCGCAGCGAGGACACCGGCGGCGAGAATGCCCGCCTCGCCGAGCGGCGGCGGACGCAAGCGCTCGACTTGGCCACCGCAGCGCGCCAGCGCATCGAGGTGCTGCAACCGTTCTCAGTGCAACTGCCGTCGACCAATCTGCCTGCGAGCCGGATGGTGCTGCGGATCGAAGGTGCCGATGCCGGCTACACTGCGGAGGCGCCGATCCTGCGCGATCTCACCTTCTCCATGTCGGGCCCGGAACGCGTCGCGATCACAGGCCCCAACGGCGCCGGCAAGACGACGCTGCTCAAGCTCGTCAGCGGCGATCTGATCGCGGCGCGCGGCACCGTCGAGGTAATGACCCGCTTTGCGATGTTCGATCAGGCGGTCAGCCTGCTCGATGCGAATGCTTCGATCCTGGATAATTTCCGGCGCATCAATCCGGATGCGAGCGAGAACGCCTGTCGTGCCGCGCTGGCGCGTTTCATGTTTCGCGCCGATGCCGCGCTACAGACCGTCTCCAGCCTCAGCGGCGGCCAGCTGCTCCGCGTCGGCCTCGCCAGCGTGCTGGGCGGCCCAACGCCGCCGCCGCTCCTGATCCTGGACGAACCGACCAATCACCTCGACATCGAATCGATGGAAGCGGTCGAGGCCGGACTGCGCGCCTATGACGGCGCGCTGCTGGTGGTCAGCCACGATGAAGCCTTCCTCGAGGCCATCGCGATCACCCGCAGATTGGATCTCGCTGAGTGGAGATGA
- a CDS encoding flavodoxin family protein — MHTIGTGGGRTLIAIVYHSAYGHTRRQAEAVRSGVGDIDGAEALLVPVESVEQNWDRLMAAEALIFGTPTYMGAASAAFKAFQEATSSAVMSKGYRWRDKLAAGFTNSGAHAGDKLSTLIQLALFAAQHGMHWVNLDLPPGNNSASGSEADPNRLGFWLGAGAQSNTDEGPDTAPPESDLATARHLGRRVAKAALQFARGRDAAAVAVRAAS, encoded by the coding sequence ATGCATACTATCGGAACCGGAGGCGGTCGCACCCTGATCGCGATCGTCTATCATAGCGCTTACGGCCACACCCGGCGTCAGGCGGAGGCCGTGAGGTCCGGCGTTGGGGATATCGATGGCGCGGAGGCGCTTCTGGTGCCCGTCGAGAGCGTGGAGCAGAACTGGGATCGACTGATGGCGGCGGAAGCGTTGATCTTCGGCACACCGACCTACATGGGCGCCGCCTCCGCAGCCTTCAAAGCCTTTCAGGAAGCAACTTCAAGTGCAGTGATGTCCAAAGGCTATCGGTGGAGGGACAAGCTTGCGGCCGGCTTCACCAATTCGGGGGCCCATGCCGGCGACAAGCTCTCCACATTGATCCAGCTTGCATTGTTCGCCGCCCAGCACGGGATGCATTGGGTCAATCTCGACCTGCCGCCGGGTAACAACTCCGCATCGGGATCGGAGGCCGATCCGAACAGGCTGGGGTTCTGGCTGGGGGCCGGCGCGCAATCGAACACCGACGAGGGGCCGGATACCGCGCCGCCGGAATCCGATCTCGCAACCGCCCGTCACCTGGGACGGCGGGTGGCGAAGGCAGCACTGCAGTTTGCACGCGGCCGCGACGCAGCAGCGGTCGCCGTTCGGGCCGCGTCATGA